The window CTCGCTCTCTGAGGTTCTCTCCAGTAACTGCAGACTACAGCTGCCTTCTTTCCCCTGGAACTGAAACCAGAAACTTTGTTCCTTATAACTCTTAGAGTGGATGACTCCTGGCTCAGGCACCAGTGATGTCTGACAAAGTTCACAACCCCAACTCCATTACAGTGATCATGGGACCAACCAGAATCTACTGCTCATATATATAAAGGATTAGATCACGTCTCTGCAGAACCAAAGCTGGGCTCCAACGGAGGTTCTCTAGTCCAATGCAAGTAAATGTCAAGTAATTTCAGGGTGTGGAGATGAGCACAGAGCATTAACAACTTCAGAGGAATTAAGAAAGGCTTTAGGTAGAAAGCAGAACTTAAGGGGAGGTAGGTACCATAGCAGATACCTTAAAATGTCCAAAATGAGTGTGTCAATCTTTACTGAGTTTATATACcattggataataataatatgggAGGTGTCattgcagaattttaaaaaatgcccaAGAGCACCCAGTTCAGCTCCTGACTGCAATATGTGGCTTTTGCAGTATTACCCACAAGTAAGGTTTTCTCCTGGAATAATCCATTATATTGTAGAATGTCTCCAATTGTTAAACTTCCCAAAccctttatttgtttttatttctgccCTCTGGGGTAAAGCAGAATAAATCCAATCCTTTTTGTCAAAGTGCTTGAAGACAGCTCACATGTCAGATCCCCTGCCCCCATCTCCACCATTCCGGGCCAATAGATTCTTGGATACTCTGATAGTATGATCTGAAGTCCCTTCTCTATCCTAGTCAATCAaccaatatgtatttattaaaggCTAGTACACACCAAGCACTGGCATGagactagatttgtgatttctttggtactGCAAACTCCCAGGTGAAGAAAGACTTTTTACTAATGCATATCAGTACCTTCTCTACAACTTACCACCTTAAAGCACAGGAGTGAaatatttgtccagggtcacatagtcagtatgGGCCCATTTGGATTTGGATCCAGAAGTGAGACTCGAACCCAGGATTTACTAACTTTGAGAAAAGCTTCCTATTTGATATATCTGATACACACCCTGCTTCAAGAGACTAGAAATGCAAAAATACCCAAAAAACCAGCCCCTGAATttaagatcttacattctattgggggtAAATAGGCCTAACACTaatatctgtctgcctcagtttcctcatctgaaaaatgagaaaattaatagcACTTagttcctagggttgttgtgaggataaaaggagatTTAGAAAGAGCTTAAAACCTCAGagctcttttaaatttttaaaaattttatttatttaacttttttagaGTTCtatttaaatgacatttattaTATAAGAATACAGCCATTCTTCTTGGGATATTCTCCAGGCTGTCACCATTCTTCCTGAAATGCATCACCCAGATGGAACAATCATACTCCTCATGTGATCTGTCCCTAATCCTGGACCCTCAGCCTATCTTATAGTCACATTGGCTTTTTTGGACTATCCTCAGTCAACCCAATGGCTTATATCACATGAaccttgcagtccactaaaatctTCAGATCTTTTCccacatttctatagcatttcaCAAATTACAAAATGCTGTCCTCACAAAACCCTGAGTCCAAGAATCATACACCCATTACAGAAACCAAGGCTAAGAGAGTAAAAGTTGTAAACCTAAGATTACACAACAGTGAGATAGTAGAAGATCTGGAGCTGGAAACCTGGAATAGTTCTCCATTAAAGGGTACAGGAGAATGTGTCCATCTGGACTCTGGCTGCTGGAGTACCCGTTTCCTGTTTCCAAGGAACTTCCTTAGGAAAATAGGTTGGTGGAGGCAGTGCAGACATAATACAAGTAGACCCTAGCTAATCCTGTATTCCTTACCATAAATGGTGAACATGGTATCACTAGATCGTGACATGGAATCAAAGAACTTGGTTTGGAATCTTGGCTTCCCGGTGTGATCTtgtgttggagtccagctccagtAGTGAATGAAGGGTGTGAAAATACAGGGGCCAGGCGGAGAGAGAGTTTCGAATATGAACTCTTCAAAGTTTATCAATCaaagagacaaatatatatatatgtcaaatgcTTATAgaattgatacaaagtacacTCTTTGAAGTTCTAATAGTTTTCTTTGACAAACAAGATCTAGTGAGATGTAAATAATTAAGCCCTAATCTTGGTTACTTAGACAGAAatgtaaatagttgagatacaTATATATCAGAGTAAACTTATATCAACGTCCTCAAGTACCTTTCTCCCAAATACCTGTAGTCTCCATTGTAAGCTGCTTTTCCTGTCCTGAAATCAAAAGGTTTTGTGAGGACAGCATTTTGTAAGCTTTTGATCCATTGTATAACAGTTTTACATTATGCTTCAGTCGATAGATTTCTAATcatatattaacaaatatttctctgctattaaaatcagaaaaaggagttttggtgagccaagttactATAAGATTCAACCTGGAATGGATTTTTACCTCCTGGCTCTCTACAACCTTGAGGGAGTCAATtcttttctctgggtctcagtttcctcatctataaaattagaggtTTGGATAGCCTCTGAAAGGCTCTTCCAGGTCAAAACCCTAGTTATTCTTCCAGAAAGGCCTATCCCTGGCAGATACCTCATTTCCCCTTGCTCTGTTTCCTCCTTTGCTCAGAGACTCCAGAGAGGACAGGGCCCCATTTGTGCTGATACAGGCCTTCatctgcctcccttccttcctgggGGTAGGATGGGGGATTCCCAGGATGAGCTGTCTTTAACCTTCCTGGCAACATACAGTTTCAGATTCATAAGTGAAACTACCGTTTTAactaggaaaaggaggaaagaggttTGGGAAATAgccagaagaaaaggggaaggagatagTTGGTACTCTCCCAATCCCACATTAGAGTCACAGTACAGTCAGAAAGACTTTTGCCCTCAGGAAGAAGGGAGACCACACTCCTGCCAGAATGGAATCTGCAGTctaaggggagaggaagagaatctTGCCTTATGAAGAAGGGTAGCAGGACCTCCTGGTTTGAGGAGGAAGACAAAGGCCTTGTGCTCTGTCTGAAAGGAAAACCTGATTTCTGCTATTGGGGACCATCAGGACCCAGCCAGAAAACATCATTTCTTCTGCAAGCAATGGGACAAGTGCTATGTTGGGCCCTGGGCATACTGGCCAAAGACAAGCCTTTTTGTCATCAAGAGCTTATATCTGTAGAGAGGAAACAGCATTGTAGAAATATAAATCATATGCCagtattctcttcttttatataatataagatagttctctctgagagcagTTTCTTGGGGAGgctttctggaggcagccttagttttggttcagatcaataatcattccaaatgcagccagctgataaaagttcaaacgtttattttctccttccttgggcctgggtagcttttttagaggcctcagttttccttggttctgagagctctccttgctagtcttttgcctctagctcaactccaaatgtctccagccagcaccaaggtgaaagttggaatgaatctgtcttgcctccgagagagggcttctggctctcccagagtcctcctgtgtctgtcccagagtgcctctgtgtctgtcccaaagtgctcctctccaactcctggcaatgtggagttggagaggagcactttGGGACagacacatatgtgtgtgtgtgtgtgtgtgtatatatatatacacatgcatataagtTGTTaagggtattttatttttccaaatacactcaaagatagttttcaacattcacctttggaaaatgggttctaaatttttctccctctctctctcctatccccCCCtctccaagaaagcaagcaatccaatatagattgaacatgtgcaattcttttaaacaaattacCATATCTAATTAGCAATACTCCTCcccatattattttgtatttactttatttcatgtatttagtttttatttactgatatatacatatataatatgcctatacatgtatatgtagaaTATTtacagggatatatatatatgtataggtatatgtatatgtgtgtataattagTTGCTTGAATGATTGCcgggaggggaagggaatgagcatttatgaagtacttactatgtgccaggcactctgctaagtccTTTATATATATCATCTCATATTGGTCTCACAAAAAAGCTCAGAGATGTAGTTGCTGTTgttatctttttatcattttacagatgaagaaactgaggcagacagaagttaaataatacaagctatctgagactggatttaaattcatctTGCTGACTCTGAACCTAGCATGCTATCTACTTTGCAATCTAGCTGGCTCCAGCTAAGAATCtcggggtggggaaagggagggaagattaTGAAAGCCCTTGATTAAGAAGTACCCCTtcatctaacatgtatttcaacatatttaacatgaattggacTACTTGCTAGAGGGGGGAGGagtaggagaaagaaggggaaaatttgcaacaaaaggttatgcaaaggtcaatgttggaaaaattacccatgcatatgctttgtaaataaaatgttttaataaaaaaagagaagtgcCTCttcagctgagtcttgaaggataATAGGGattctaatgagagaaaatgaagagagagagcattccaagcatgggaatGTCTGTTCAAAGATATGGAGGCAGAAGAAAGTATGTTGAATAAGTCAGCCAGTTTGCATTAAGCGTTTGTGAAGGAAAATAATGGGATATAAGCCTGAGAAAGCAGGTTGGAACAAAATGGTGGAGAACTTTAAATAACAGGTCACTTGATGTTTTTTATTCAAGAGACAAGAATGAGCCAGAAGGAATTACGGAACCTTCTTTAGTAGCAgaatatggtcagatctgtgctttatgAAAATCTACCTCGTAGCTGTATGAAGAGTGACTTGGATAAAGAAGAAGCTgtatggtacatgaaggtaatgagatattattgttctataaaaaatgatgaacaagctgattatagaaaggcctggaaagatttacatgaactattgctgaataaaacaagcagaaccaggaatacattgtacatgataacagcaagaatatgtgatgaccaaatatgaaaaacttggttcttttcaatagttcagtgatccaaggcaatcccaattgactttggacagaaaatgccatctgcatcctgaaaaagatctagggagactgaatgtaaatcaatcaacacatgctatattcacttcttttttatgtttgttaatctctcccattgtttttcccttttgctctgatttttctctctcaatatgattcataaagcaatgtgtattaaaaataaacttacaaaataaacttataataagtttaaaaaagaagctGTATATgggaagaatggcttgaattcttataaatttgagtcaattctctatatattttagaaatgaggcttttatcagaatccttgaatttaaattttcactccccagtttattgcttcctttctaatcttgtctgcattgattttgtttatacttttttcccctgaggcaattgggattaagtgacttgcccagggtcacacagccaagaagtgttaagtgtctgaggtcatatttgaactcaggtcctcctgacttcagggttagtgccctatccactacaccaactaactgcccctagacaaaagctttttaatgtaatataatcaaaattatccattttgcattcaataatgtactccagttcttctttggccacaaattcctttctatgTATGAGGAGACTGATTGGGAAATGATTTGGATAGTCCAAGAAAAGGGTGATGAGGGCCTAAATAGAAATGTTGTCTGTATACATGGAGAAGAGATGGGTCACCCTGTTCTGaggagaagaataaagaagagaacCGCTTCTCTGAAGCAAAAGACAAATGTTCCCCAGAATGGGGGCAGTTTGTTCTGGTCCTACCAGGGGCCTGGGGGTTCTCAGGAATGACATTATTTTAATCCAATCCCCCACCTTTCGGATGAGGAGACAGTATAAGATGATATAAAATTAGCTTGTTCTTCCATCCTATGTCTCAGTTGTGCTGGCTTTAAGCGAAGGTCCATTTGGGGTAGGGAAGATCAACCACAGAACTAAAAAGACCAAACCTTCGGTGTCCTAAATGAAGCTTGAACCTAGACCCCAGGTTGACTGAATGCGGTTGTCCTTCCTCTTTAGAGTGTGAGAACTGAGACTTCTCTGAGAACTGGGGACAGGGGGGGGAAGGgacagaggaggaaaggggagggaccCGGGGACTTGGCGTCTTCATCCTTTCAGGCTTACAAACAACAGGGCATCTGCCTGTTCCTCTTCTCTCCCAGCACAGAACCTCATTGGGTTGCTGAGAGAGTCCAGGGAGGCACTGGGTCTCAGGGAGCCATTCTTGACTCTGGATTTGCTATCCAGGTGAGTCACCCCCTCCCTCCAGTAGCCCCGGCACCTTGGAGACTGGGCATCTAGCCCTTCCAGCctaaggaagagggaagagtgtGTGAGGAGGGAGTCTTCGGGGATGGGCGGTCTCTGGGGTTGGGCCTCTGAGTCTGAACAGCAGGAGGCTACTGggctcccttcctcccctctcctcgtCTCAGGCAGGAAATCCAGGGTTCTGCACTAGGAGTGCAGCACACTATTGCTGTAGGGTTTCCCTGGCTGCAGGCTGTTGAGGAGGCTGAATGATGATTTTAGGGCTGTGGGCTAGGGAGATGTTCCCGTTCCGGAGCAACTGCATCAGTCGCTTATGGGCTGGGGTGAAGGGAGGGACAGAGCCGGTTTTGAGGGGTGGGGAGGCAGTTGCTTTTAGCCACTGCTAGAAACCCGAGGCTCATTCCAGGCTCAAGAGAGCTCTGAGGCCCGGATCTGGGGTGTCTCCTTAGGCCGCAGGGATGCAGGCTGCTGGGACCTGGCCGCCCCTTCTGTTGCTGCTTCTGCTCCTGCTGCTGCCTAGCTCCGAGGGCCAGGACTCGGCTCGGAACTGCAGCCTGCCCTTGGGCCCCAAGAACTGCAGCTGTCAGTCTACCTGGGAGCTCCAAAGCTGCTCGGACGAGCTAACCTGCATCGACCACTCCGGCAACAACGTCAACGTAACCTCTTACTACCAGCGACATTGCGAACCGCGCGGCGAGCCGCCCGTGGGGATCATCGTGGGCGTCACCATGGGGCTGGCGCTGCTGCTGCTAGCCGGGGGCGCCGTGGGGACGGTCCTGAGGATCCGCAGGAAACGGGGGTCGGCGGCCCCCGAACCCTGTCCGTGGAAGCCTTCGGAGAGCAGCGCGAGCTCGGCCTCAGTCTTGCAACCTCGTTATAGCAGCCGGAGCCTCACTACCCCCTCTGCTAGTCCAGACCCAACTAGCCCTGCAGCTCTGCTCTATGAGAACTTGTTTCTGGACTCCCAGCCCCGCAGCCAGAATTCGGACCCCAGTCACAGTCGGTAAGTGACCAGCCTCACTGTATCCCTCCGAGAGACCTCCGCTTTCCTCTTATCTAGGCTTCAAGTATGAGTTCATAAGCATACAACCTTTTTCCTATGGTCCTCACGATCACCCCGTACCCTCTcagagttttattttcatttattttattagctgagacaattggggttaagtgttcagggccacacagctaggaagtctgtGTCAtatgatctatccactgcaccaattagctgtTCTCCATCTTAGAGTTTTAAATGCAGATTTGAGGAGTATTTTGGATATGGGGGGAAAgccaacccattttacaggtgagaagaATGAGTCCCCTAGAAAAATTCAAGGATACATAGCTCCAAGATGGACCTTACTTATATCACGTTCTTTGTTcgttttacttttttaaagagtTACCTTAAATGAATCTCTAACTGGTGAGGTAACCTTCAGGGGATGGACTCATCCATCCATCTCCCCTTGTTCCCAGTAGGGCTCCGCACAGCTGGAACATGAGGTGACACAGAGTCCTGgggaagatctggattctagtCCTTGTTTTTCTACTCTCTTACTTTTGCTGGACCTCAgtcttttca of the Sarcophilus harrisii chromosome 1, mSarHar1.11, whole genome shotgun sequence genome contains:
- the LRRC25 gene encoding leucine-rich repeat-containing protein 25, with the translated sequence MQAAGTWPPLLLLLLLLLLPSSEGQDSARNCSLPLGPKNCSCQSTWELQSCSDELTCIDHSGNNVNVTSYYQRHCEPRGEPPVGIIVGVTMGLALLLLAGGAVGTVLRIRRKRGSAAPEPCPWKPSESSASSASVLQPRYSSRSLTTPSASPDPTSPAALLYENLFLDSQPRSQNSDPSHSRGASPEPEDLYMNYEGSSRSEQPIYGNVDNVTCIPDRQMAPQPGAEDEDDYVVPGC